In one Candidatus Absconditicoccus praedator genomic region, the following are encoded:
- a CDS encoding M3 family oligoendopeptidase has product MINYKTNRDLSKFYKSLDDPQIEEDKKQIQKLVDDIVKNYKGKIKTFTEDDFLNFFQKKSKISYTAGKIGRFLNFKSSLDTQNQEVLKKLGEFEDFMTNESNKLLFVSQEIKQIGYDKLIEFSKSPKLKDYSNWFVQSANGIKYLLGEKEEYVINMKDTATSNVLDNLREELTGSFVFRMNIEGNIKNLSEDEVRSLRSDTNPETRKKAFDAIRKKYLDKKVQITLGNMYSSIVKNWVTEVKIRNYNTVMEPQNVSEELDNQVVDTLLEEVENSYPLYQKYLGLKAKLLGKNKLEYYDILAPVSSEERKMPFEEGLDLFLKSMKNFDSQFYDFAVDMFEDGRVDVFPKKGKRGGAFASYSKDFDSFVLLNYSSKLNDVSTISHEIGHAIHGYFSQNQALQVFDTGLSLAETASVFNELVFTDYLKQTLSKKEKISLLVDMIEDAFATTFRQIQYILFERRVHQSFYEGKHLTYKDFNNIWREEQEKLVGDKISFDVPADKETGWSGIPHIFAVPFYCYSYAFGNILSFSLYQKYKKDGESFIPKYKDILRAGGSKTPYDLLIQNGIDISSKNFFKDGIAVIEDMVDDLESLV; this is encoded by the coding sequence ATGATAAACTATAAAACAAACCGAGATTTATCAAAATTTTATAAATCTTTGGATGATCCTCAAATAGAAGAAGACAAAAAGCAAATACAAAAACTAGTTGATGATATAGTAAAAAACTATAAATGAAAAATTAAAACTTTTACAGAAGATGATTTCTTGAACTTTTTTCAAAAGAAAAGTAAAATTTCTTATACTGCAGGGAAGATATGAAGATTCCTTAATTTCAAATCTTCTCTTGATACTCAAAATCAGGAAGTGCTAAAAAAACTTTGAGAGTTTGAAGACTTTATGACAAATGAATCCAATAAACTACTTTTTGTGTCTCAAGAAATAAAACAAATAGGTTATGATAAACTTATTGAATTTTCTAAATCCCCAAAATTAAAAGATTATTCAAACTGGTTTGTGCAATCAGCTAATGGTATCAAATATCTTTTGTGAGAAAAAGAGGAGTATGTGATAAATATGAAAGATACTGCTACTAGTAATGTTTTGGATAATCTTCGTGAAGAACTGACTTGAAGTTTTGTTTTCAGGATGAATATAGAATGAAATATCAAAAACCTATCTGAAGATGAAGTAAGATCTCTAAGGTCTGACACAAATCCAGAAACTAGAAAAAAAGCTTTTGATGCTATCAGAAAAAAATATCTTGATAAAAAAGTTCAAATAACACTTGGGAATATGTATTCAAGTATTGTTAAAAACTGGGTAACAGAAGTGAAAATTAGAAACTACAACACAGTGATGGAACCTCAAAATGTATCAGAAGAATTGGATAATCAAGTAGTGGATACTTTGCTTGAAGAAGTTGAAAACTCTTATCCTCTTTATCAAAAATACTTATGATTGAAAGCAAAACTTTTGTGAAAAAATAAGCTGGAATACTATGATATATTAGCTCCTGTTTCATCAGAAGAAAGAAAAATGCCTTTCGAAGAATGATTGGATTTATTTTTGAAATCTATGAAAAATTTTGATTCTCAGTTTTATGATTTTGCTGTAGATATGTTTGAGGATGGTAGAGTAGATGTCTTCCCCAAAAAATGAAAAAGATGATGAGCTTTTGCAAGTTATTCCAAAGATTTTGATAGTTTCGTTCTTTTGAATTATTCATCAAAACTAAATGATGTATCTACTATATCTCATGAAATCTGACATGCTATTCATGGATACTTTTCTCAAAACCAAGCTTTACAAGTTTTTGATACTTGATTGAGCTTGGCAGAAACTGCTTCTGTTTTCAATGAACTTGTTTTTACAGACTATCTGAAGCAAACTCTATCAAAAAAAGAAAAAATATCTTTACTGGTAGATATGATAGAGGATGCTTTTGCTACTACTTTTAGACAAATACAATATATCCTCTTTGAAAGGAGAGTTCATCAAAGTTTTTATGAATGAAAACACCTAACATACAAAGACTTCAACAATATATGGAGAGAAGAGCAAGAAAAACTAGTAGGGGATAAGATAAGTTTTGATGTACCAGCAGATAAAGAAACATGATGGTCTGGTATTCCTCATATTTTTGCGGTACCTTTTTATTGTTATTCTTATGCTTTTGGTAATATACTAAGCTTTTCATTGTATCAAAAATATAAAAAAGATGGAGAAAGTTTTATACCAAAATATAAAGACATACTTAGAGCAGGATGAAGCAAAACTCCTTATGATTTGCTTATTCAAAATTGAATAGATATTTCTTCAAAAAACTTTTTCAAAGACTGAATAGCTGTGATAGAAGATATGGTAGATGATTTGGAAAGTTTAGTTTAA